The following are from one region of the Dermacentor albipictus isolate Rhodes 1998 colony chromosome 5, USDA_Dalb.pri_finalv2, whole genome shotgun sequence genome:
- the LOC139060335 gene encoding arginine-glutamic acid dipeptide repeats protein-like: protein MVLKPGPTSCGYRRRLKRCAIPTVPVYEPELRPFVPPKFYKGPVGQDGQHLSSASVPPHTISLPSLPPLKSSFPAASLSLASPSSPASPPSPASPPSPAAPPSPAELPSLAESPSPAEPPSSAEPPSSAAPLSPAITSSAFTPLTPKTEDFSGSSEVLSQQPLKGPEDVHEHEDKHLDDTSAPYDHYDHAYCKTVLYLEELVSASIAHSAICKQPGQCILQHGKTDPNGKPIKSQGTAQQHQVQAPRKRGRPPLLQKDQQCIYLTRHPSTGQVTAPLLRCQSQQSSDICNDSASKVPKELLPIDKKRRRRHYWVARSHLLRATSRYHRPARPVMTREKIVSEAAKYVSKEFLDVLRAELRLPSLKRVKKKQASYSGNPSTAEGQGECKQAAMFRHVFVCIIHCSLE, encoded by the exons ATGGTCCTGAAACCAGGGCCGACATCGTGCGGCTACAGGAGGAGGCTTAAAAGATGTGCAATACCTACCGTCCCTGTGTACGAGCCGGAACTGAGACCATTTGTTCCACCAA AGTTCTATAAAGGACCAGTGGGACAAGATG GTCAACACTTGTCTTCAGCCAGTGTTCCACCCCACACAATCTCTTTACCTTCCTTACCTCCTCTTAAATCGTCGTTCCCAGCTGCATCGCTATCCCTTGCCTCCCCTTCGTCCCCTGCTTCACCCCCATCCCCTGCTTCACCCCCATCCCCTGCTGCACCTCCATCCCCTGCTGAACTCCCATCGTTGGCTGAATCCCCATCCCCTGCTGAACCTCCATCCTCTGCTGAACCTCCATCCTCAGCTGCACCTTTGTCCCCTGCCATCACCTCTAGTGCATTCACACCGTTGACACCGAAGACAGAAGATTTCAGCGGCTCTTCAGAGGTGCTCTCGCAGCAACCATTGAAAGGTCCAGAGGATGTCCATG AACACGAAGACAAGCACTTAGATGACACATCAGCGCCTTATGACCACTACGACCATGCATACTGCAAAA CTGTCCTGTATTTGGAGGAACTAGTGTCTGCTTCAATTGCACACTCAGCCATTTGCAAACAGCCCGGACAGTGTATACTACAGCATGGCAAGACGGATCCTAACG GCAAACCAATCAAAAGTCAGGGGACCGCACAGCAGCATCAGGTTCAAGCGCCCAGAAAGCGTGGTCGCCCCCCTTTACTTCAAAAAGACCAGCAGTGCATATATTTGACCAGGCATCCCAGTACTGGGCAAGTGACTGCTCCCCTACTCCGTTGCCAATCCCAGCAGTCGTCGGACATTTGTAACGACTCTGCAAGTAAGGTGCCCAAGGAGCTACTGCCAATTGATAAAAAAAGGAGGAGGCGCCATTATTGGGTAGCGAGGTCTCATCTTCTACGTGCCACCTCAAGGTATCACAGGCCAGCAAGACCTGTCATGACCCGTGAAAAAATTGTGTCAGAAGCCGCCAAGTATGTCAGCAAAGAATTTCTGGATGTCTTGCGGGCCGAACTTCGTCTTCCATCCTTGAAAAG AGTCAAGAAGAAGCAAGCAAGTTATTCTGGCAATCCATCCACGGCTGAGGGACAAGGTGAATGCAAGCAGGCAGCAATGTTCAGGCACGTGTTTGTCTGCATAATTCATTGCTCGCTTGAATAG